The following coding sequences lie in one Bacteroidota bacterium genomic window:
- a CDS encoding T9SS type A sorting domain-containing protein: protein MFLSSCQQTVAQTVTFSRDNLASGLYFVRLTEENKTMAIDKLVITDK, encoded by the coding sequence ATTTTTCTATCATCGTGCCAGCAGACAGTAGCCCAGACAGTTACTTTCTCCCGTGACAATCTCGCAAGCGGACTGTATTTCGTTCGGCTGACAGAAGAAAATAAAACCATGGCAATAGACAAATTAGTAATCACCGATAAATAA